The Pseudomonas sp. FP198 genomic interval ACTGCGCCAACACACCGAGACTCGCCGCCGTGCCCAGGCACAACGTGGGCCGGGCCGCTTGGAGAATGTAGCGGCCACGCTCCGGTGGCGTGTCCTCGGCCAAGGGCACATACGCAGCGCCGGCCTTGAGCACCGCCAACATGGCCATCGGCAGGCGCGCGTCGCGGGGCAGGCTCAGCACAACGCGGTCTTCGACACCGACGCCCTGGGCCTGCAACTTCGCCGCCAGCCGCCCGGCGGCCTGATCCAGTTCGGCGTAGGTCAGCTGTTCATTACCTGCCACGACGGCAATCGCCGCGGGCTGGCGGGCAACCTGAAGCGCAAAGGCCTGGAGGATGTCCTGATGACCCTTCACCGCGCGACCATCAATCCGCGCAAGATCCCGCTCGGCCGGCTGCCATGCCAGCTCACCCAACGGCTGATCGGACTGCTCGATCAACGCGTCGAGCAACGCCAGGTACTGTGCGGCCATCGCTTGCACGGTCTGTTCACGGAACAGATCGCTGCTGTACTGCAAGCTCAGGGTGATGCCGTGCTCGCTGTCGCGCACATCCAGGTGCAGGTCGCACAGCGCGCTGTCCGGACGGTTGTCCAGCGGTTCGGCAATGACCTCGGTGAGGTCGAAACGCTCCAGGGCATTACCCGGGAAATAGTTGAACATCACCTGGAACAGCGGGTTGTAGCTCACCTGCCGAACCACGCCGAGTTGTTCGATCAGGTAATCGAACGGCAAATCCTGATGGGACTGGACCGACACGGACAGCGCCTGCAACTCGCTCATCAGTTGCAGCAGGCTGCGCTCGCCGGAAAGTTTCCTGCGGTACACCAGCGTGTTGACGAAGCAACCGACCAGAGGCTGCAACACCGCATGGTGCCGGTTGGCCGCTGGAACACCGACCAGAATGTCGTCTTCGCCGCTGCGACTGCGCAACAGCAACTGGAAAGCGGTCAGCATCGGGATGAAATTGCTCCAGCCGTGGCGAGCGCTGAAGGCCTTCAGGCGGGCTGCCAGGTCTTCGGGCAAGCGTCGCTCGACACGCCCTCCGGCCTGGCTGGCCTGGGCAGGTCGGGCAAAATCGGCCGCCAGGTCGAGCACTGGCAGTTCACCGGCCAGTTGCTCGCGCCAGTAGGCCAGCTCTTGCGCGCACGCCTTGCTGCGCATCCACTGGTGCTGCCAGACGGCGTAGTCAGCGTATTGCATCGCCGGGGCGAGCCGTTGAGTCGCCTGGCCCTGGCGGCGGTTGCGATACTGCTCGCACAAAGCGTCGATGATCAGTTGCAGGGACCAGCCATCGGCAACGATGTGATGACAGTTCAGCGACAGGACTGACACCTGCGGCGCCAGGCGATACAGCCGGGCGCGCAGCAACGGCGCCGCTTCCAGCGCAAACGGGGTCATTGCATCCTGACGCAGCCGATCGTGCAGCGCCTCTTCGCTCGCCACATCGATCACCGGCAAATCAACTTCGGTCTGCGCCAGGATCACCTGGCTCGGCCCTTCGGCCCCGCTGACATAGCCGCTGCGCAGCACCTCGTGCTGGTCGACTACCGCTTGCAACGCCGCATGCAGGTCAGCGACATGCAGCTCGCCGGTCAGGCGTACCGCGCCCGCCAGGTTGTACGCCGGGCTCTGCGGGTCGAGTTGCTGCAAGAACCAGAGACGTTGCTGGGCAAACGACAGCGGCAGCTTTTCTGGTCGTGGCAGCAGGGTTGGCGACGGTTTTACCGCACCGGCCTGGCTTTCCAGCCAATCGGCCATGGCGGTGATGGTTGGACGCTCGAAGACCACGCGCAACGGCAAGTCCTTGCCTGTGAGTTTGCCGATCAGGCCAATCAGTTGAGTGGCCAGCAGCGAATGGCCGCCGAGTTCGAAGAAGTTATCCTCGACGCCCACCTGTTCGAGCCCGAGCACGCTTTGCCAGGCTTCCACCAACTGGCCTTGCAACGCGCTGCTGGGTGCCACATAACGGGCCTGGCTTTGCGCGGCGAAATCCGGAGCGGGCAAGGATTTGCGATCGATCTTGCCGTTGCCGTTGAGCGGGAAACGCTCCAGGAACACGAATGCACTCGGGATCATGTAGGCCGGCAGATTGCCCAGCACATGCTCGCGCAACGCCTCGATGCCGCACCCGACCTCGGCCACGACATAAGCCACCAGCACCTTGGAGCGCTGCTGGTCGTCGCGGGCCACCACCACCGCTTCCCGCACCCCTGGGTAACGGGTCAGGCAGGCTTCGATCTCGTCCAGTTCGATACGGTGCCCGCGAATCTTGACCTGGTGGTCGGTGCGTCCGACGTATTCCAGGTCGCCATTGGGCAGGAAGCGCGCCAGGTCGCCGGTGCGATACAGGCGCGAACCGTCGTTGGCAATCGGATCCGGCAGGAACACCGCCGCCGTGCGCGCCGGGTCGGCCATGTAGCCGCGCCCGACGCCGACACCGGCGACGAAAATCTCGCCCACTGCGCCAACCGGTATCGGTTGCAGATCAGCATTGAGCAGATACAGGCGATTGTTCAGCGTGGCGCGCCCGATCGGTACGTTGATGCGTTGTTCCGGCAAGCGTTCCAGCAGCGGGTGGAAGGCGACGTCATCGGAGCATTCGGCCGGACCGTAGGCGTTCATCAGCGGGATCGCCGGATAGCGCTCGAACCAGCGTCGCGCCAAGGCTGGCGGCAAGGCCTCACCCGTGGCGAGGACCCAGCGCAGGGGCGACGTCTCCAGGCCGGCGTCGAGCAGGCTTTGCATCAATGACGGCACCGCTTCAAGGATGCTGACGCCGTGCCGGCCGATGGCCGTTGCCAGCGCCTCGGGGTCCTGCACCACACAGTCACCGAGAATCACCGTGCGTGCGCCCAGCACCAGGCCCGCGAGGGTTTGCCAGACCGAGATGTCGAAGCACTGCGGTGCGGTCTGGGCGATCACATCATTTGCATCGAGCCCCAGCCCCGGCAGTTTGCCGAGAATATTGTTGAGCATGCCCGCCTGGGCCACCATGGCGCCCTTCGGCGTGCCGGTGGAACCGGACGTGAAGATGCAATAGGCCAACGAGTCGCCGTGCACTGCGATATTCAGGTTTTCATCGCTGTAGCCGCTCAGCATCGAGGGGTCATAACGCACGGCCTTGGGCCGCTGTTCGAGCAGATCCAGTGCCTGCATGGCCAACTCGCCCTGCCCCGCGCTGTGCACCAGCAACGGCGTGCGGCTCTGGCGCAGCACCTGGGCCAGGCGTTGGGCCGGGTTGCGTGGATCGAGCGGCAGCCAACCGGCACCGGCTTTGAGCGTGGCGACAATCATCACCACCAGGTCCAGCCCGCGCTCATCGAACACCGCAATCAGATCGTCGCTGCTCACCCCTTGTGCCCGCAGGTGTCGGGCCAGCCGGTTGGCGGCGCGGTTCAACTGATCGAAGCTCAGGCTGTGCTCGCCATGGACTACGGCGACGCGCCCTGGATTCTGGCGGACCTGCTGCTGAAAGCGTTCGATGAACAACGGTTGCAGCAGTTGTTCGTCGGCCGCCAGGCCTCCACCGGCCCAGACCTGGTGCTGATGGCGGATTTCACTTTCATCGAGCATCGCCAGTTGATGCAAAGGCGTTGCGGCGTTCGCGCCCAGGGCCTGGCCCATGTTCAACAGCAGGGCACGGAAGTGGCGCAGCATCTGCTCGACTTCTTCACGCAGGAACCAGTCGGTCTGGTAGGTCAGTTGCAGGTGCAGGCGTTCGCCCGGCACGATGACCACGGTGATCGGGTAATTGGTGTGGGTGCGGTTGGCCATGTCGCTGATCAGGTAGTCCAGCTGCCCCTGGCGCAGGTCGGCGGCGATGGGCGCGTTCTCGAACACGAACAGACTCTGAAACAGGTCCTGGCGCTGGACATCGCTCCAGCGCTGGATGTCGGCCAGGGACACACTCTCGTGTTCACGCAGGCTCAGGTTCTCGGTCTGCAAGGCTTTCAGCCACGGGCCAAGCGCGTCATCCGGGCGCCAGCTCCAGCGCAGCGGCAAGCTGTTGATGAACAGGCCGACGATGCTTTCCATACCTTGCAGGTGGACCGGACGACCGGCGACGGTGATACCGAACACCAGGTCGCGATCACCGCTGTAGCGCGCCAGCAACAAGGCCCAGGCGCCCTGCACCAGCGTGTTGAGGGTCAGGCCGTGCTGCGCCGCGACGTTTTGCAATGCCAGGGTCTGCTCAGGCTGCAGAAACTCGACACAATCCTCGACCGGTTCACTGGCGCCCTGGATGCGGCCGACATGGCCGAAGCCGAACTCGTTTGGTGTGTCGAAACCCGCCAGGCGTTGTTGCCAGAAGGCCTGGTGATCCTCCGGCTTCTGGGTTTCCAGCCAACGAATGAAATCGCGATAGGGACGGGGCGCCGGGAGGTTCAATCGACGGCCTTCCTGGGCGGCGCGGTAGCCGTTGAGGAAGTCCATCATGATGATCGAGAAGCACCAGGCATCCATCAGGATGTGGTGGTAGCTGCGCACGAACTGATAGGTGTCGGGCGCCAGCTTGTACAGCCTGACCCGCATCAGCGGTGCCTTGGTGAAGTCCAGCCCTTCGGTGCGTTCCGCGCTGAGCAACTGCTCCAGACGCGCGTGCTGCTCGGCTTCGCCCAGGTGCGACCAATCCTCATAAGTGATCGGCAGTTCGACCTGCTTGTGCACCACTTGCATCGGGCGCTTCTGCTGCTTCCAGACGAAGGAGGTGCGCAGCAGTTCATGGCGTTCCACCACTTGCGCCCAGGCCTGGCGGAACGCCGCCAGGTCGAGGTTCGGCATGACCATGACGTGCCGGTATTGCAGCAGATACATGCCCTTGCCCGGGTGCATCAGGCTGTGGAACAGCAATCCTTGCTGCATGGGAGCCAGCGGGTAAATAGCTTCGATATTGCGCGAAAGAGCTTTGACCTTGTCGTTCATGCTGACGGTATCCGAACCTGTAATGTTTGGGGACGCAGAGGTTTCACTGTTCGAGTTGTTCGAGCAGCCCCAGGAATTCATCGTCGGACAAGCCTGAGTCGGCGAAATCCGAAGCTGTGGCGCGGCCAGCCGAAGGCGCCTGGCAATGCTCCAGCAAGGCTGTGAGGCGTTGTTGGAACTGCCGCGCCAACTCGCCCACCAGCGCCGGGTCATGGACTTGCGGCGCATAACGCCACTCCACATGCAACTGCCCTTCGTTGATCAGCGCCGTCACGTCCAGCCAATGCGTGCGACGCGTGCTCTCGGCGCGCATGCCTGGACACACCGGCCGCGCCAGACGCCAGAGGCGCGAAGCGCCGATCCATTGATCGACCCGCCCCAGATAGTTGAACGTCAACAGCGAGGCCGCAGCCAGGCCGTGCGCCGGATCCTGGCGCAACAG includes:
- a CDS encoding non-ribosomal peptide synthetase; protein product: MNDKVKALSRNIEAIYPLAPMQQGLLFHSLMHPGKGMYLLQYRHVMVMPNLDLAAFRQAWAQVVERHELLRTSFVWKQQKRPMQVVHKQVELPITYEDWSHLGEAEQHARLEQLLSAERTEGLDFTKAPLMRVRLYKLAPDTYQFVRSYHHILMDAWCFSIIMMDFLNGYRAAQEGRRLNLPAPRPYRDFIRWLETQKPEDHQAFWQQRLAGFDTPNEFGFGHVGRIQGASEPVEDCVEFLQPEQTLALQNVAAQHGLTLNTLVQGAWALLLARYSGDRDLVFGITVAGRPVHLQGMESIVGLFINSLPLRWSWRPDDALGPWLKALQTENLSLREHESVSLADIQRWSDVQRQDLFQSLFVFENAPIAADLRQGQLDYLISDMANRTHTNYPITVVIVPGERLHLQLTYQTDWFLREEVEQMLRHFRALLLNMGQALGANAATPLHQLAMLDESEIRHQHQVWAGGGLAADEQLLQPLFIERFQQQVRQNPGRVAVVHGEHSLSFDQLNRAANRLARHLRAQGVSSDDLIAVFDERGLDLVVMIVATLKAGAGWLPLDPRNPAQRLAQVLRQSRTPLLVHSAGQGELAMQALDLLEQRPKAVRYDPSMLSGYSDENLNIAVHGDSLAYCIFTSGSTGTPKGAMVAQAGMLNNILGKLPGLGLDANDVIAQTAPQCFDISVWQTLAGLVLGARTVILGDCVVQDPEALATAIGRHGVSILEAVPSLMQSLLDAGLETSPLRWVLATGEALPPALARRWFERYPAIPLMNAYGPAECSDDVAFHPLLERLPEQRINVPIGRATLNNRLYLLNADLQPIPVGAVGEIFVAGVGVGRGYMADPARTAAVFLPDPIANDGSRLYRTGDLARFLPNGDLEYVGRTDHQVKIRGHRIELDEIEACLTRYPGVREAVVVARDDQQRSKVLVAYVVAEVGCGIEALREHVLGNLPAYMIPSAFVFLERFPLNGNGKIDRKSLPAPDFAAQSQARYVAPSSALQGQLVEAWQSVLGLEQVGVEDNFFELGGHSLLATQLIGLIGKLTGKDLPLRVVFERPTITAMADWLESQAGAVKPSPTLLPRPEKLPLSFAQQRLWFLQQLDPQSPAYNLAGAVRLTGELHVADLHAALQAVVDQHEVLRSGYVSGAEGPSQVILAQTEVDLPVIDVASEEALHDRLRQDAMTPFALEAAPLLRARLYRLAPQVSVLSLNCHHIVADGWSLQLIIDALCEQYRNRRQGQATQRLAPAMQYADYAVWQHQWMRSKACAQELAYWREQLAGELPVLDLAADFARPAQASQAGGRVERRLPEDLAARLKAFSARHGWSNFIPMLTAFQLLLRSRSGEDDILVGVPAANRHHAVLQPLVGCFVNTLVYRRKLSGERSLLQLMSELQALSVSVQSHQDLPFDYLIEQLGVVRQVSYNPLFQVMFNYFPGNALERFDLTEVIAEPLDNRPDSALCDLHLDVRDSEHGITLSLQYSSDLFREQTVQAMAAQYLALLDALIEQSDQPLGELAWQPAERDLARIDGRAVKGHQDILQAFALQVARQPAAIAVVAGNEQLTYAELDQAAGRLAAKLQAQGVGVEDRVVLSLPRDARLPMAMLAVLKAGAAYVPLAEDTPPERGRYILQAARPTLCLGTAASLGVLAQWNSGLPLLDIEASAPTDTFNAMTCVAGQLAYVLYTSGSTGQPKGVAISRGNLMNLMLAVEQVLPMTARDRVLALTTATFDIAIVELLLPLARGASILLADREQARDPQAIDQLLLSGQPTVMQATPATWRMLVAHTSRSWQGVRAVSGGEALPCALAEAIEGRGAEVINGYGPTEATVYSTFEVRSGNEAGAEVPIGQPVANTAAYVLDADLQPVAAGVPGELYLAGANLGRGYFAAARLTAAAFLPDPFVAGARMYRTGDRVRRNSNGSLDYLGRLDFQVKLRGFRIELGEIEALLSRIHGVREAAVVLLGSGESARLVGYYAGDALDEALLRDTLGAQLPDYMLPSQFVRLDTLPLSPSGKVDRKALPAPQQRDGQHGALAGEWELALAELWKELLGCTEVGADDNFFALGGHSLLAARLVARIAEQHGRRLPLRSVFEQPLLRDLAATLAQASTEADGILRAFEEPLAPLHFTQQRLWFLDRLQGDTQAYHLSLALRLAGNLQPEVLERALAQLVARQHGLRTLFSETAEGARQRVEALGVMPLSFEPLENDEQSSAFTQKLSHEAQRPFDLTAPPLWRVRVYQGHDRSVLQVTVHHIIADARSLEILFNELQLIYQALLEGRDACLPPLPLQFSDIAASWQSPAGQARIEAQLGYWRDALAGEPPVLNLPTDLPRPAEQGYNGQRLRFNLPTVLVRRLRETAQRHGLTAFAPLLAAWKTLLARHSGQREIWVGLPVAHRHQAHTDNLIGYFATTQVLRSHIDPQQSVEQFWQQLQATHLAAQQHADVPFERLVEALQVRRDLSHTPLFQALFNLIQRDANAALEQRFAGLPAQRLNVESASALVDIGLHIEQQGEDWQCVLEYNTDLFLAHTAQRYAAEFRYLLEGMLEQPEARLWDIDLANADHALAERPWNRPAQSLSAAVDVIARFERQAVLTPEALAVDCQDRQLNYTQLNAISNRLAHWLRARNVGTDDLVAVCLSRGPWLLPTLLAIHKAGAAYLPLDPQHPSERLRFIIDHARPALVLSESLCAEALAGVDHVLLDQLPLDASSDANLTLAVDPRQRAYVIYTSGSTGTPKGVQVTRGNLSNLLAGLDRLLPLGAEDVWLASTTYAFDMCKPELFLPLVNGAAILLARREQVVDGHQLFALLRRATVFQATPAGWQILLETGQADWPPLRGLIGGEAVPGGLVNELRGRGVALINAYGPTETTVWSTTQALQDVPSGVADIGAPLLNTRCYVLDDMLRPVPLGATGELYIAGSGVTRGYQHAPAITAAAYLPDPYAGEPGSRMYRTGDLVRRRNDGALAYVGRGDFQVKVRGFRIEPGEIESLLRRYPGVEEAVVMIDSRSQSLFAWLQTPNPVDQAALRRYLEGVLPGYMIPAGFIEQPRFALNANGKIDRKALPAPQPVAIQGVAPRNELEQQLADIWQNLLELPQVGVFTSFFELGGHSLLAMRLMTQVESRFGVKLELRSLFQNPTIAALAEQIEKPQGPSTDEALDEMQRLLSEMEE